Proteins from a genomic interval of Xanthomonas sp. AM6:
- a CDS encoding bifunctional alpha/beta hydrolase/class I SAM-dependent methyltransferase — translation MRQVSESEFGSFDGTRLFYRHWPAPAPAAQPRAVVLLHRGHEHSGRVLHLADELGLDECAMFAWDARGNGRSPGARGDAPGFPALVRDLDRFIAHIGDAHGIAVQDIVVIAQSVGAVIASTWVHDYAPPLRALVLASPAFKVKLYVPFARPGLALLHKLRGNFFVNSYVKPQWLTHDPARVASYRDDPLITRPISVRVLLGVYAAADRVVGDAQAITVPVQLLVSGDDFVVHRGPQDRFYERLSSPVKERHLLPGFFHDTLGERDRAPALAQIRRFVRERFAEAPARPSLLQAHRRGPTFEEAERLAWPPEKYSLQDLRWRFVRANLRFGGTLSEGVALGLQTGFDSGSTLDYVYRDRAAGKGPLGRFIDRNYLDAIGWRGIRVRRTHLHELLRLAMQRLRAAGAPVRVLDIAAGHGRYVLEALAAGEQRADAIVLRDFSDLNVERGRALIAELGAADIARFEQGDAFDRDALAALQPRPTLAVVSGLYELFPDNDQVLRSLQGVAAAVEPGGYLAYTGQPWHPQLEFIARALTSHRGGAAWVMRRRTQQEMDELVRAAGFRKLEQRIDEWGIFTVSLAQRIAP, via the coding sequence ATGCGGCAGGTCAGCGAAAGCGAGTTTGGCAGTTTCGACGGAACACGGTTGTTCTACCGGCATTGGCCGGCCCCGGCGCCAGCGGCGCAGCCGCGCGCGGTGGTGCTGCTGCACCGCGGCCACGAGCATTCCGGGCGGGTGCTGCACCTGGCCGACGAGCTGGGCCTGGACGAGTGCGCGATGTTCGCCTGGGACGCGCGCGGCAACGGCCGCTCGCCTGGGGCGCGCGGCGATGCGCCCGGTTTCCCGGCGCTGGTGCGCGACCTGGACCGCTTCATCGCCCACATCGGCGACGCCCACGGCATCGCGGTGCAGGACATCGTGGTGATCGCGCAGAGCGTGGGCGCGGTGATCGCCAGCACCTGGGTGCACGACTACGCGCCGCCGCTGCGCGCGCTGGTGCTGGCCTCGCCGGCGTTCAAGGTCAAGCTGTACGTGCCGTTCGCGCGGCCCGGGCTGGCCCTGCTGCACAAGCTGCGCGGCAACTTCTTCGTCAACAGCTACGTCAAGCCGCAGTGGCTCACCCACGACCCGGCGCGCGTGGCCAGCTACCGCGACGATCCGCTGATCACCCGGCCGATCTCGGTGCGCGTGCTGCTGGGCGTGTACGCCGCCGCCGACCGCGTGGTCGGCGACGCGCAGGCGATCACCGTGCCGGTCCAGCTGCTGGTGTCCGGCGACGACTTCGTCGTGCATCGCGGCCCGCAGGACCGTTTCTACGAGCGGCTGTCCTCGCCGGTGAAGGAGCGCCACCTGCTGCCCGGGTTCTTCCACGACACCCTGGGCGAGCGCGACCGCGCGCCGGCGCTGGCGCAGATCCGCCGCTTCGTGCGCGAGCGCTTCGCCGAGGCGCCGGCGCGGCCCAGCCTGCTGCAGGCGCACCGGCGCGGGCCGACCTTCGAGGAAGCCGAACGCCTGGCCTGGCCGCCGGAGAAATACAGCCTGCAGGACCTGCGCTGGCGCTTCGTGCGCGCCAACCTGCGCTTCGGCGGCACCCTGTCCGAGGGCGTGGCGCTGGGCCTGCAGACCGGCTTCGATTCGGGCAGCACGCTGGACTACGTGTACCGCGACCGTGCCGCCGGCAAGGGCCCGCTGGGCCGCTTCATCGACCGCAACTACCTGGATGCGATCGGCTGGCGCGGCATCCGCGTGCGCCGCACCCACCTGCACGAGCTGCTGCGCCTGGCCATGCAGCGCCTGCGCGCGGCCGGCGCGCCGGTGCGCGTGCTCGACATCGCCGCCGGCCACGGCCGCTACGTGCTGGAGGCGCTGGCCGCTGGCGAGCAGCGCGCCGACGCGATCGTCCTGCGCGATTTCAGCGACTTGAACGTGGAGCGCGGCCGCGCGCTGATCGCCGAACTCGGCGCCGCCGACATCGCCCGCTTCGAGCAGGGCGACGCCTTCGACCGCGACGCGCTGGCGGCCTTGCAGCCGCGGCCGACGCTGGCGGTGGTGTCGGGCCTGTACGAACTGTTCCCGGACAACGACCAGGTGCTGCGCTCGCTGCAGGGCGTGGCCGCCGCGGTCGAACCGGGCGGTTATCTCGCCTACACCGGCCAACCCTGGCATCCGCAGCTGGAATTCATCGCCCGCGCGTTGACCAGCCACCGTGGCGGCGCGGCCTGGGTGATGCGCCGCCGCACCCAGCAGGAGATGGACGAGCTGGTGCGCGCGGCCGGCTTCCGCAAGCTCGAACAGCGCATCGACGAGTGGGGCATCTTCACCGTGTCGCTGGCGCAGCGGATCGCGCCGTGA
- a CDS encoding helix-turn-helix transcriptional regulator has product MSSKLYERVREARKLTGLTQEALALDLAVTRSAVAQWEMADGTAPAVEHLIALARRSGLTFEYLATGRGERVFGEPLSVAEEAAHYRQLSDQQARLLDGFETLSPRQRAGLLDLIGAGKKRR; this is encoded by the coding sequence GTGAGCAGCAAGCTGTACGAACGGGTGCGCGAGGCGCGCAAGCTGACCGGCCTCACCCAGGAAGCGCTGGCGCTGGACCTGGCGGTGACCCGCAGCGCCGTGGCGCAGTGGGAGATGGCCGACGGCACCGCGCCGGCGGTGGAGCACCTGATCGCGCTGGCCCGCCGCAGCGGGCTGACCTTCGAATACCTGGCCACCGGCCGCGGCGAGCGCGTGTTCGGCGAACCGCTGTCCGTCGCCGAGGAAGCCGCGCACTACCGGCAGTTGTCCGACCAGCAGGCGCGCCTGCTCGACGGCTTCGAGACCCTGAGCCCGCGCCAGCGCGCCGGCCTGCTGGACCTGATCGGCGCCGGCAAGAAGCGGCGCTGA
- a CDS encoding phosphatase PAP2/dual specificity phosphatase family protein, with amino-acid sequence MSVPAPRPWRRALLWLALLGPFFFLSYGLANTLAERRTGVPSLPFAWETQIPFWPWTIVPYWSIDLFYVVSFFVCRTRAELDTHAKRLLTAQLLAVGCFLLWPLRFGFERPPSEGVFGWLFAVLLGFDKPFNQAPSLHIVLLVVLWVRYAQHLHGLARAALHAWFALIGVSVLTTYQHHFLDIPTGLAAGWLCVWLWPQRIAPPWSALALARDPARWRLAAAYLLGSAACVALAWVARGAAWWLLWPALSLLLVALDYALLGAIGLQKRADGRLSLAARWLYAPYLAGAWLNSRAWTRRDPAPRDIADGVWLGRLPGRGERARFAAVVDVSAELSLREAGPHDRTVPMLDLVAPPAPALREAAAAIEAARGHGPVLVCCALGYSRSAAAVATWLLRSGRAADLDAALALLRARAARVVLGPAQREAIAAACAAPHAPPRALELPA; translated from the coding sequence GTGAGCGTGCCGGCGCCGCGGCCGTGGCGGCGTGCGCTGCTCTGGCTGGCGCTGCTGGGGCCGTTCTTCTTCCTCAGCTACGGCCTGGCCAATACGCTGGCCGAGCGGCGCACGGGCGTGCCGTCGCTGCCGTTCGCGTGGGAAACGCAGATCCCGTTCTGGCCGTGGACGATCGTGCCGTACTGGTCGATCGACCTGTTCTACGTGGTCTCCTTCTTCGTGTGCCGCACGCGCGCCGAACTGGACACGCACGCCAAGCGGTTGTTGACCGCGCAGCTGCTGGCGGTGGGCTGCTTCCTGCTGTGGCCGCTGCGCTTCGGTTTCGAGCGGCCCCCTAGCGAGGGCGTGTTCGGCTGGCTGTTCGCGGTGCTGCTCGGCTTCGACAAGCCGTTCAACCAGGCGCCGTCGCTGCACATCGTGCTGCTGGTGGTGCTGTGGGTGCGCTATGCGCAGCACCTGCACGGGTTGGCGCGCGCCGCGCTGCACGCCTGGTTCGCGCTGATCGGGGTGTCGGTGCTGACCACCTACCAGCACCATTTCCTGGACATTCCCACCGGCCTGGCCGCGGGCTGGCTGTGCGTGTGGCTGTGGCCGCAGCGCATCGCACCGCCGTGGAGCGCGCTGGCCCTGGCACGCGATCCGGCGCGCTGGCGCCTGGCCGCCGCCTACCTGCTCGGCAGCGCCGCCTGCGTCGCGCTGGCATGGGTGGCGCGGGGTGCGGCGTGGTGGCTGTTGTGGCCGGCGCTGTCGCTGCTGCTGGTCGCGCTCGACTACGCGCTGCTCGGCGCGATCGGCCTGCAGAAGCGCGCCGACGGCCGCCTCAGCCTGGCCGCGCGCTGGCTGTATGCGCCGTACCTGGCCGGGGCCTGGCTCAATTCGCGCGCCTGGACCCGGCGCGATCCGGCGCCGCGCGACATCGCCGACGGGGTCTGGCTGGGGCGCCTTCCCGGCCGCGGCGAGCGCGCGCGCTTTGCTGCGGTGGTCGACGTCAGCGCCGAATTGTCGCTGCGCGAGGCCGGCCCGCACGATCGCACGGTGCCGATGCTGGATCTGGTCGCGCCGCCCGCGCCGGCATTGCGCGAAGCCGCGGCCGCGATCGAGGCCGCACGCGGCCACGGCCCGGTGCTGGTGTGCTGCGCGCTGGGCTATTCGCGCAGCGCCGCCGCGGTCGCCACCTGGCTGCTGCGCAGCGGCCGTGCCGCCGATCTGGATGCCGCACTCGCGCTGCTGCGCGCACGCGCAGCGCGGGTGGTGCTGGGGCCTGCGCAGCGCGAGGCCATCGCCGCCGCATGCGCCGCGCCGCACGCACCGCCGCGCGCCCTGGAGTTGCCGGCATGA
- the prmA gene encoding 50S ribosomal protein L11 methyltransferase, whose protein sequence is MPFLELTVRCTDATQPRYENALEDVGALAVTLLDAEADTSNERAILEPGVGETPLWGTLVLSALFPAEQDALLLLAALEAFDPGLDWAQATFRKVDDQDWERAWLDQFQPMRFGARTFIVPWNHELPEDAHGADAAVVRLDPGLAFGSGTHPTTALCLRWLDALAADGALAQARVLDFGCGSGILALAALKLGAAAAVGVDNDPQALLATHDNAERNAVGERLAVHLPADEPPATYPVVVANILASALDALAPTLAERVAPGGRIALSGILHGQEQELLQRYAPWFEQLRTEQDGDWMRIDGVRRS, encoded by the coding sequence ATGCCGTTCCTCGAACTGACTGTGCGCTGCACCGACGCCACCCAGCCCCGCTACGAGAACGCGCTGGAGGACGTCGGCGCGCTGGCGGTCACCCTGCTCGACGCCGAGGCCGACACCAGCAACGAGCGCGCGATCCTGGAACCGGGCGTGGGCGAGACCCCGCTGTGGGGCACGCTGGTGCTCAGCGCGCTGTTTCCCGCCGAGCAGGACGCGTTGCTGCTGCTGGCCGCGCTGGAAGCGTTCGACCCGGGCCTGGACTGGGCCCAGGCCACGTTCCGCAAGGTCGACGACCAGGACTGGGAGCGCGCCTGGCTGGACCAGTTCCAGCCGATGCGCTTCGGCGCGCGCACCTTCATCGTGCCGTGGAACCACGAGCTGCCGGAAGACGCGCACGGCGCCGACGCCGCGGTGGTGCGGCTGGACCCGGGCCTGGCGTTCGGTTCGGGCACCCACCCGACCACTGCGCTGTGCCTGCGCTGGCTCGACGCCCTGGCCGCCGACGGCGCCCTGGCGCAGGCGCGCGTGCTCGACTTCGGCTGCGGTTCCGGGATCCTGGCGCTGGCCGCGCTGAAGCTGGGCGCGGCGGCGGCGGTGGGCGTGGACAACGATCCGCAGGCGCTGCTGGCCACGCACGACAACGCCGAGCGCAATGCGGTCGGCGAACGGCTGGCGGTGCATCTGCCGGCCGACGAACCGCCGGCCACCTACCCGGTGGTGGTCGCCAACATCCTGGCCTCGGCGCTGGATGCGCTGGCGCCGACCCTGGCCGAACGGGTGGCGCCGGGCGGGCGCATCGCCCTGTCCGGGATCCTGCACGGCCAGGAGCAGGAACTGCTGCAGCGCTATGCGCCGTGGTTCGAGCAGTTGCGCACCGAACAGGACGGCGACTGGATGCGCATCGACGGCGTGCGCCGCAGCTGA
- a CDS encoding phosphatidate cytidylyltransferase has translation MNPIAFSDHLQQSSLRQQTIWLFLGIAAVLLLATLISETLRWRARERPSAVLDNLVARIRAWWVMAAVVALAFVFGRIGVIVLFALVSLFALREFITLAPTRRGDYYALLAAFYIVLPWQYWLVWSGWYGLYTLLIPVYAFLVLPILATIGGDTTRYLERTAKVQWGLMICVFCISHVPALLNLEIPGYEGRNLLLFAFLVIVVQSSDVLQYVWGKLIGKHLIAPKLSPSKTVEGFVGGLLSASLLGAALWWITPFSPLQAFALALVANLMGFFGGLVMSAIKRDRGIKDWGHMIEGHGGVLDRLDSVCFAAPVFFHLIRYGWV, from the coding sequence ATGAACCCGATCGCCTTCAGCGACCACCTGCAGCAATCCTCGCTGCGGCAGCAGACGATCTGGCTGTTCCTGGGCATCGCCGCGGTGCTGCTGCTGGCCACGCTGATCTCCGAGACGCTGCGCTGGCGCGCGCGCGAACGCCCCAGCGCGGTGCTCGACAATCTGGTGGCGCGGATCCGCGCGTGGTGGGTGATGGCGGCGGTGGTGGCGCTGGCGTTCGTGTTCGGGCGCATCGGCGTGATCGTGCTGTTCGCGCTGGTGTCGCTGTTCGCGCTGCGCGAGTTCATCACCCTGGCGCCGACCCGGCGCGGCGACTACTACGCCCTGCTGGCCGCGTTCTACATCGTGCTGCCGTGGCAGTACTGGCTGGTGTGGAGCGGCTGGTACGGCCTGTACACGCTGCTGATCCCGGTCTACGCGTTCCTGGTGCTGCCGATCCTGGCCACCATCGGCGGCGACACCACGCGCTACCTGGAGCGCACCGCGAAAGTGCAGTGGGGGCTGATGATCTGCGTGTTCTGCATCTCGCACGTGCCGGCGCTGCTGAACCTGGAGATTCCCGGCTACGAAGGCCGCAACCTGCTGCTGTTCGCGTTCCTGGTGATCGTGGTGCAGTCCTCGGACGTGCTGCAGTACGTGTGGGGCAAGCTGATCGGCAAGCACCTGATCGCGCCCAAGCTGTCGCCGTCCAAGACCGTGGAAGGCTTCGTCGGCGGCCTCCTGTCGGCGAGCCTGCTCGGCGCGGCGCTGTGGTGGATCACCCCGTTCTCGCCGCTGCAGGCGTTCGCGCTGGCGCTGGTGGCCAACCTGATGGGCTTCTTCGGCGGCCTGGTGATGTCGGCGATCAAGCGCGACCGCGGCATCAAGGACTGGGGCCACATGATCGAAGGCCACGGCGGCGTGCTCGACCGGCTGGACTCGGTGTGCTTCGCCGCGCCGGTGTTCTTCCACCTGATCCGGTATGGGTGGGTGTGA
- a CDS encoding SDR family oxidoreductase, whose protein sequence is MKKTVLITGCSSGYGLDTARHFLAQGWNVVASMRQPQPALLPASPQLRVLALDVTRPDSIAQALQAAGPIDVLVNNAGIGLFGAFEATPMATVREVFETNTFGVMAMCQAAIPQMRQRGAGAIVNVTSSATLAPFPLVAAYTASKTAVQGFTASLQHELRAFGVHAKLVEPGYGPSTRFTANGQQRMQGLIPDAYAPFAREVFSSLGHPAAVTTAPDVAEAIWHAANDATDRLHYPAGADAIALSEQR, encoded by the coding sequence ATGAAGAAGACCGTCCTGATCACGGGCTGCTCGTCCGGCTACGGCCTGGACACCGCGCGCCACTTCCTGGCGCAAGGCTGGAACGTCGTCGCCAGCATGCGCCAGCCGCAACCGGCGCTGTTGCCGGCCTCGCCGCAGCTGCGCGTGCTGGCGCTGGACGTGACCCGGCCCGACAGCATCGCGCAGGCGCTGCAGGCGGCCGGCCCGATCGACGTGCTGGTCAACAATGCCGGCATCGGGCTGTTCGGCGCGTTCGAGGCCACGCCGATGGCGACCGTGCGCGAGGTGTTCGAGACCAACACCTTCGGCGTCATGGCGATGTGCCAGGCGGCGATCCCGCAGATGCGCCAGCGCGGCGCGGGCGCCATCGTCAACGTGACCTCCAGCGCCACCCTCGCGCCGTTCCCGCTGGTGGCCGCGTACACCGCAAGCAAGACCGCGGTGCAGGGCTTCACCGCGTCGCTGCAGCACGAACTGCGGGCGTTCGGCGTGCACGCCAAGCTGGTGGAGCCCGGCTACGGGCCGTCCACCCGGTTCACCGCCAACGGGCAGCAGCGCATGCAGGGCCTGATCCCGGACGCCTACGCGCCGTTCGCCCGCGAGGTGTTCTCCAGCCTGGGCCACCCGGCGGCGGTGACCACGGCACCCGATGTCGCCGAGGCGATCTGGCACGCGGCCAACGACGCAACCGACCGCCTGCACTACCCCGCCGGCGCCGACGCCATAGCGCTATCCGAACAGCGCTAG
- a CDS encoding CDP-alcohol phosphatidyltransferase family protein encodes MARPTVSERRAQRRARLATALRARGATPNGLSWSALGFAVLAALMFALAWREPPRAAAGLLVLAAFGLQGRLLCNRLDGLMARQAQMVGRAGAVYNDAPDRLSDVLVCLGVGYGLQHVLSWGAELGWAAALLCVGTAYVRMLGLACGVSEPVQGPMARVQRMHWLSLAALLAAAALLLQRSAIAQTIVVLALALLVAGAVLTLAIRLRAIVRELEWK; translated from the coding sequence ATGGCACGACCGACGGTCAGCGAACGCCGCGCGCAGCGGCGCGCACGCCTGGCGACGGCGCTGCGCGCGCGTGGCGCCACGCCCAACGGCCTGTCCTGGAGCGCGCTGGGCTTCGCGGTGCTGGCGGCGCTGATGTTCGCGCTGGCCTGGCGCGAACCGCCGCGCGCCGCCGCCGGCTTGCTGGTGCTGGCCGCGTTCGGCCTGCAGGGACGATTGCTGTGCAACCGCCTGGACGGGCTGATGGCGCGGCAGGCGCAGATGGTCGGCCGCGCCGGCGCCGTCTACAACGATGCGCCGGACCGGCTCTCCGACGTGCTGGTGTGCCTGGGCGTGGGCTATGGCCTGCAGCACGTGCTGAGCTGGGGCGCCGAGCTGGGCTGGGCCGCGGCCTTGCTGTGCGTGGGCACCGCCTACGTGCGCATGCTCGGCCTGGCCTGCGGCGTCAGCGAGCCGGTGCAGGGGCCGATGGCGCGCGTGCAGCGCATGCACTGGCTGTCGCTGGCGGCGTTGCTGGCCGCCGCCGCGCTGCTGCTGCAGCGCAGTGCCATCGCCCAAACCATTGTGGTCCTGGCGCTGGCGCTGCTGGTCGCCGGCGCCGTGTTGACCCTCGCGATTCGCCTGCGCGCCATCGTGCGCGAACTGGAGTGGAAATGA
- a CDS encoding lysophospholipid acyltransferase family protein yields the protein MIDRLIARGCSAAIRTLTGARAFWRGCMPSSERRVYYGNHASHGDFVLIWSSLPASLRREVRPVAAADYWQRDALRRYLIHAVFNGVLIEREAAQRTRDPIDCLCEAVDGGGSLILFPEGTRNTEEGVLPFKSGIYHLARHRPELEFVPVWIDNLKRVMPKGKWLPLPLLCTTTFGAPLRLGAGEDKQAFLERTRAALLALSPEQMEAAR from the coding sequence ATGATCGACCGCCTGATCGCCCGCGGCTGCAGTGCCGCGATCCGCACCCTGACCGGGGCGCGCGCGTTCTGGCGCGGCTGCATGCCTTCCAGCGAGCGCCGCGTGTACTACGGCAACCACGCCAGCCACGGCGACTTCGTGCTGATCTGGTCGTCGCTGCCGGCGTCGCTGCGGCGCGAGGTGCGGCCGGTGGCCGCGGCCGACTACTGGCAGCGCGACGCGCTGCGCCGCTACCTGATCCACGCGGTGTTCAACGGCGTGCTGATCGAGCGCGAGGCCGCGCAGCGCACCCGCGATCCGATCGACTGCCTGTGCGAAGCGGTCGATGGCGGCGGCTCGCTGATCCTGTTCCCGGAAGGCACGCGCAACACCGAGGAAGGCGTGCTGCCGTTCAAGAGCGGCATCTACCACCTGGCGCGGCACCGGCCGGAACTGGAATTCGTGCCGGTGTGGATCGACAACCTGAAGCGGGTGATGCCCAAGGGCAAGTGGCTGCCGCTGCCGCTGCTGTGCACCACCACCTTCGGCGCGCCGCTGCGGCTGGGCGCCGGCGAGGACAAGCAGGCGTTCCTGGAGCGCACGCGCGCGGCGTTGCTGGCGCTGTCGCCGGAACAGATGGAGGCGGCGCGATGA
- the fis gene encoding DNA-binding transcriptional regulator Fis has translation MNAATTRPDSSRGAPKPPLREHVAQSVRRYLRDLDGCDADDVYEIVLREMEIPLFVEVLNHCEGNQSRAAAMLGIHRATLRKKLKEYGLA, from the coding sequence TTGAACGCTGCCACCACTCGTCCTGACTCCAGTCGCGGCGCGCCGAAGCCGCCGCTGCGCGAACACGTCGCGCAGTCCGTGCGCCGCTACCTGCGCGATCTCGACGGTTGCGACGCCGACGACGTGTACGAGATCGTGCTGCGCGAGATGGAGATCCCGTTGTTCGTGGAAGTGCTCAACCACTGCGAAGGCAACCAGAGCCGCGCCGCGGCGATGCTGGGCATCCATCGCGCCACGCTGCGCAAGAAGCTGAAGGAATACGGGTTGGCGTGA
- a CDS encoding TIGR04222 domain-containing membrane protein — MTASADPAPLPHADAAQQALWQRLQAYRFGEEDDALPAFVRRVAKEARVSLAEAAQAVEEYRRFCFLACSGGEDATPSALIDQVWHTHLTDTHEYWQRFCPQVLQTTLHHRPGRGDAADAERHALQYRTTLARYRRHFGEPPAACWPAPGGTTTLQLRLRSDVPARRWPMPREGGKALWRWLLATLLLGGWLSSINTAASPLHWRGGSFLLLFLAAIGLASALAVRLRRAVCGLGQQRAVRQVDSAELAFLAGGSERVADMQLALLLACDAVQLQLAPSSLRGSHRDAAQLQVTDAAVPAALQRALLLVRANPKLPLALQALRDDASPLREALIGKRLLLGRGQAWCARLLGAAPLLALWSAGALKIDIGLQLQRPVGFLVAAMVLVTMLALGFLLTPPRRSVAGERVLAERDAAWRAGAGSAPAPQASHLAAPLALAGTGVLLGTPWADYHALRTPLVASSGNGGGSSCTSGSSGGDGGGGSGCSSGCGGCGGGGD, encoded by the coding sequence ATGACCGCATCCGCCGATCCGGCGCCGCTGCCCCACGCCGATGCCGCGCAACAGGCATTGTGGCAGCGCTTGCAGGCCTACCGTTTCGGCGAGGAGGACGACGCGCTGCCGGCGTTCGTGCGCCGGGTGGCCAAGGAAGCCAGGGTCTCCCTGGCGGAGGCCGCGCAGGCGGTGGAGGAATACCGGCGCTTCTGCTTCCTGGCCTGCAGCGGAGGCGAGGACGCGACGCCCAGCGCGCTGATCGACCAGGTCTGGCATACCCATCTCACCGATACCCACGAATACTGGCAGCGGTTCTGCCCGCAGGTGTTGCAGACCACGCTGCACCATCGGCCCGGGCGCGGCGACGCCGCCGATGCCGAACGCCACGCGCTGCAGTACCGGACCACCTTGGCGCGCTACCGCCGCCATTTCGGCGAACCGCCGGCGGCATGCTGGCCGGCGCCGGGCGGCACCACGACGCTGCAGCTGCGGCTGCGCAGCGACGTCCCGGCGCGGCGTTGGCCGATGCCGCGCGAGGGCGGCAAAGCGCTGTGGCGGTGGCTGCTGGCGACGCTGCTGCTGGGCGGATGGCTGAGTTCGATCAATACCGCCGCGTCGCCGCTGCACTGGCGCGGCGGTTCGTTCCTGCTGCTGTTCCTGGCGGCGATCGGGCTGGCCAGCGCGTTGGCCGTGCGGCTGCGGCGCGCGGTGTGCGGCCTTGGCCAGCAGCGCGCGGTCCGGCAGGTGGACAGCGCCGAACTGGCGTTCCTGGCCGGCGGCAGCGAGCGCGTGGCGGACATGCAACTGGCCTTGCTGCTGGCGTGCGACGCAGTCCAGTTGCAGCTGGCGCCGTCGAGCCTGCGTGGCAGCCACCGCGACGCGGCCCAGTTGCAGGTCACGGACGCTGCAGTGCCGGCGGCGCTGCAGCGCGCCCTGCTGCTGGTGCGCGCCAACCCGAAATTGCCGCTGGCGCTGCAGGCATTGCGCGACGATGCGTCGCCGCTGCGCGAGGCGCTGATCGGCAAGCGCCTGCTGCTCGGCCGCGGCCAGGCCTGGTGCGCACGCCTGCTCGGCGCCGCGCCGCTGCTGGCGCTGTGGAGCGCCGGTGCGCTGAAGATCGACATCGGCCTGCAGTTGCAGCGCCCGGTCGGCTTCCTGGTCGCGGCGATGGTGCTGGTGACGATGCTCGCGCTCGGCTTCCTGTTGACGCCGCCGCGGCGCAGCGTCGCCGGCGAGCGCGTGCTCGCCGAGCGCGATGCGGCATGGCGCGCAGGCGCCGGATCGGCGCCCGCGCCGCAGGCGTCGCACCTGGCAGCGCCCCTGGCCCTGGCTGGAACCGGCGTACTGCTGGGGACGCCATGGGCGGACTACCACGCGTTGCGCACGCCGCTCGTCGCCAGCAGCGGCAACGGTGGCGGCAGCAGCTGCACCAGCGGCAGCAGCGGCGGCGATGGAGGCGGCGGCAGCGGTTGCAGCAGCGGTTGCGGCGGGTGCGGCGGAGGCGGCGATTGA
- a CDS encoding DUF3426 domain-containing protein produces the protein MSTAPLGAGASDAASGSVLDPEPDPEPVQEPTPAPALTATAFPTPAAAPSFMRRGAPRRPVLRAAPWQWIALAGLCLLLALQILVADRQRLGADARWRPWVAGVCQALRCNLPPWREPGAFTMLSREVRPLPGRAGILQIQATFRNDARWAQAWPLLQLSLADADGRTIGSRVLRPEEYLGRARPDAATLAPGQSAQVAFQVREPAAGTAAFSFDFH, from the coding sequence ATGTCGACCGCGCCGCTCGGCGCTGGCGCATCGGATGCCGCATCGGGGTCGGTCCTGGATCCCGAACCGGACCCGGAGCCGGTCCAGGAGCCGACGCCAGCGCCGGCCCTGACGGCCACGGCCTTCCCCACGCCAGCCGCCGCGCCCAGCTTCATGCGGCGCGGCGCACCGCGCCGGCCGGTGCTGCGCGCCGCGCCGTGGCAGTGGATCGCGCTGGCCGGGCTGTGCCTGCTGCTGGCGCTGCAGATCCTGGTCGCCGACCGGCAGCGGCTGGGCGCCGATGCGCGCTGGCGGCCATGGGTGGCCGGCGTGTGCCAGGCGCTGCGCTGCAACCTGCCGCCGTGGCGCGAGCCGGGTGCGTTCACCATGCTCAGCCGCGAAGTGCGGCCGCTGCCCGGCCGCGCCGGCATCCTGCAGATCCAGGCCACGTTCCGCAACGACGCGCGCTGGGCGCAGGCCTGGCCGCTGCTGCAACTGTCGCTGGCCGACGCCGACGGCCGCACCATCGGCAGCCGCGTGCTGCGTCCGGAGGAATACCTGGGCCGCGCCCGCCCCGACGCGGCGACGCTGGCGCCCGGGCAGAGCGCGCAGGTGGCGTTCCAGGTGCGCGAACCGGCGGCCGGCACCGCGGCATTCAGCTTCGACTTCCACTGA